A genome region from Pseudorca crassidens isolate mPseCra1 chromosome 20, mPseCra1.hap1, whole genome shotgun sequence includes the following:
- the LIM2 gene encoding lens fiber membrane intrinsic protein isoform X1, whose translation MYSFMGGGLFCAWVGTILLVVATATDHWMQYRLSGAFAHQGLWRYCLGSKCYLQTESIGEAPGQGLGCAWGQSLTQGRTLQWKGHLFCRWRTLWLGEGKRPAQAYWNATRAFMILSSLCATSGIIMGIMAFAQQPTFTRFSRPFSAGIVFFASTFFVLLALAIYTGVTVSFLGRRFGDWRFSWSYILGWVALLMTFFAGIFYMCAYRMNECRRLSTPR comes from the exons ATGTACAGCTTCATGGGTGGCGGCCTCTTCTGCGCCTGGGTGGGGACCATCCTCCTGGTGGTGGCCACGGCGACAGACCACTGGATGCAGTACCGGCTGTCGGGGGCCTTCGCCCACCAGGGCCTGTGGCGATATTGCCTGGGCAGCAAGTGCTACCTGCAGACGGAGAGCATCGGTGAGGCTCCGGGGCAGGGTCTGGGCTGTGCCTGGGGTCAGAGCCTCACACAGGGCAGAACCTTACAGTGGAAAGGCCACCTGTTTTGCAGGTGGAGAACCTTGTGGCTCGGGGAGGGAAAGCGTCcggcccaag CATACTGGAATGCCACCCGGGCCTTCATGATCCTGTCCTCCCTGTGCGCCACCTCTGGCATCATCATGGGCATCATGGCGTTCGCTCAGCAGCCCACTTTCACCCGCTTCTCCCGGCCCTTCTCTGCGGGCATCGTGTTTTTCGCCTCCA catttttcGTCCTGCTGGCCTTGGCCATTTACACTGGAGTCACCGTCAGCTTCCTCGGTCGCCGCTTCGGGGATTGGCGCTTTTCCTGGTCCTACATCCTGGGCTGGGTAGCTCTGCTCATGACCTTCTTTGCAG GAATTTTCTACATGTGTGCCTACCGGATGAATGAATGTCGGCGCCTGTCCACTCCCCGCTGA
- the C20H19orf84 gene encoding uncharacterized protein C19orf84 homolog, protein MEQKEGTGPEGNGLPSPGTEAWPPAPFPALFPSLLGTPDPAHLGLPESLAAVTVPIRLDALSYLLHSALMGAYTLQQSLPSCPCAPQACCTQPGTAKRPPRGRGGRDARRRPGRGQGQRQWGLGRAEQAESGWVGNPGAGPKTPPMTLPSPAPPAQDGKKDAQGPEPPLETPPADDWEAEY, encoded by the exons ATGGAACAGAAGGAAGGGACTGGGCCAGAGGG GAACGGCCTGCCTTCCCCAGGGACTGAGGCGTGGCCGCCTGCACCTTTCCCAGCcctgttcccttctctcctgggCACCCCAGATCCAGCCCACCTGGGGCTCCCTGAGAGCCTGGCCGCTGTCACTGTCCCCATCCGTCTGGATGCTCTCTCCTACCTCCTGCACAGTGCCCTGATGGGAGCCTACACGCTTCAGCAGTCCTTGCCCTCCTGCCCCTGCGCCCCACAGGCGTGCTGCACCCAGCCGGGCACCGCCAAGAGGCCGCCCAGGGGACGAGGGGGCAGGGACGCCCGACGCAGGCCAGGCCGGGGTCAGGGCCAGCGGCAGTGGGGACTTGGGAGGGCTGAGCAGGCAGAGAGTGGCTGGGTGGGGAACCCTGGGGCTGGCCCCAAGACCCCGCCGATGACGCTGCCATCACCAGCACCACCTGCCCAGGATGGGAAGAAGGACGCCCAGGGTCCGGAGCCGCCCCTGGAGACGCCGCCTGCTGATGACTGGGAGGCCGAGTACTAG
- the NKG7 gene encoding protein NKG7 isoform X1: MEPCRSLALLTSSLGLLSLLVALSTNFWFVAEGPSSSSHSGLWPRGDQGSVEGYIRVTQSFCLLAVLWGLISVSFLVMSCIPSLSAPGRGPIVSTFIAFAAGKDSGLRLGRWDLVSFRGGAEPSFLSPSPALSLLVAMVVYTIERWKQPGHPQIDSSFSWSFYLGWVSTVLFLCAGDCCPGEFHGWIGAQLGALREQGRSQGLTSLCQPRWPESGSSLQGPPAWL; this comes from the exons ATGGAGCCCTGCCGGTCCCTGGCCCTGCTCACTAGCTCCCTGGGCCTGTTGTCTCTCTTGGTGGCTCTGAGCACGAATTTCTGGTTTGTGGCCGAGGGGCCCAGCTCCTCGTCTCACTCGGGCCTCTGGCCAAGGGGAGATCAGGGCTCAGTAGAAG GCTATATCCGCGTGACACAGAGCTTCTGCCTTCTGGCTGTCCTGTGGGGCCTGATCTCTGTGAGCTTTCTGGTCATGTCCTGCATCCCTTCACTGTCTGCCCCTGGACGCGGCCCCATTGTCTCGACCTTCATAGCCTTTGCCGCAGGTAAGGACTCCGGGCTGCGCTTGGGGCGCTGGGACCTGGTGAGTTTTCGCGGAGGGGCTGAGCCATCCTTCTTGTCTCcgtccccagccctctccctgctaGTGGCCATGGTGGTCTACACTATCGAGCGGTGGAAGCAGCCTGGACACCCCCAGATCGACTCCTCCTTCTCCTGGTCCTTCTACCTGGGCTGGGTTTCAACTGTCCTCTTTCTCTGTGCAGGTGACTGCTGCCCTGGGGAGTTCCATGGGTGGATAGGGGCCCAGCTGGGGGCTCTGAGGGAGCAGGGCAGGAGCCAGGGTTTAACTTCTCTCTGCCAACCCAGGTGGCCTGAGTCTGGGAGCTCACTACAGGGCCCACCGGCCTGGCTATGA
- the CLDND2 gene encoding claudin domain-containing protein 2 — protein MGVKRSLQSGGTLLGFLANILTILSMATNYWIRYSGGHSGLWQECSGGTCSNISCQTMLAVTGACMMLAAGCSIVGLVMGLRILCQEGDSRGRSTSAIFFLCGLLQPIAMTGYTVKNAGKNDVFLSWSCFSGWLALPFSVLAGFCFLLADMIMQSTDAISGFPVCL, from the exons ATGGGGGTGAAGCGGAGCCTTCAAAGCGGGGGCACCTTGCTGGGCTTCTTGGCCAACATCCTCACCATTCTGTCCATGGCCACCAACTACTGGATCCGCTACTCTGGGGGCCACAGTGGCCTGTGGCAGGAGTGCAGCGGGGGCACCTGCTCCAACATCTCCTGCCAGA CCATGCTGGCGGTGACCGGGGCGTGCATGATGCTGGCGGCGGGCTGCAGCATCGTGGGCTTGGTGATGGGGCTGCGGATTCTGTGCCAGGAGGGCGACTCGCGGGGCCGGAGCACGAGTGCCATCTTCTTCCTCTGCG GCCTGCTGCAGCCGATCGCCATGACAGGCTACACAGTGAAGAATGCAGGGAAAAACGACGTCTTCCTCTCCTGGTCCTGTTTTTCGGGGTGGCTGGCTTTACCCTTCTCTGTTCTCGCGG GCTTCTGCTTTCTGCTGGCGGACATGATCATGCAGAGCACAGATGCCATCAGTGGATTCCCCGTGTGCTTATGA
- the LIM2 gene encoding lens fiber membrane intrinsic protein isoform X2: MYSFMGGGLFCAWVGTILLVVATATDHWMQYRLSGAFAHQGLWRYCLGSKCYLQTESIAYWNATRAFMILSSLCATSGIIMGIMAFAQQPTFTRFSRPFSAGIVFFASTFFVLLALAIYTGVTVSFLGRRFGDWRFSWSYILGWVALLMTFFAGIFYMCAYRMNECRRLSTPR; the protein is encoded by the exons ATGTACAGCTTCATGGGTGGCGGCCTCTTCTGCGCCTGGGTGGGGACCATCCTCCTGGTGGTGGCCACGGCGACAGACCACTGGATGCAGTACCGGCTGTCGGGGGCCTTCGCCCACCAGGGCCTGTGGCGATATTGCCTGGGCAGCAAGTGCTACCTGCAGACGGAGAGCATCG CATACTGGAATGCCACCCGGGCCTTCATGATCCTGTCCTCCCTGTGCGCCACCTCTGGCATCATCATGGGCATCATGGCGTTCGCTCAGCAGCCCACTTTCACCCGCTTCTCCCGGCCCTTCTCTGCGGGCATCGTGTTTTTCGCCTCCA catttttcGTCCTGCTGGCCTTGGCCATTTACACTGGAGTCACCGTCAGCTTCCTCGGTCGCCGCTTCGGGGATTGGCGCTTTTCCTGGTCCTACATCCTGGGCTGGGTAGCTCTGCTCATGACCTTCTTTGCAG GAATTTTCTACATGTGTGCCTACCGGATGAATGAATGTCGGCGCCTGTCCACTCCCCGCTGA
- the NKG7 gene encoding protein NKG7 isoform X2, producing MEPCRSLALLTSSLGLLSLLVALSTNFWFVAEGPSSSSHSGLWPRGDQGSVEGYIRVTQSFCLLAVLWGLISVSFLVMSCIPSLSAPGRGPIVSTFIAFAAALSLLVAMVVYTIERWKQPGHPQIDSSFSWSFYLGWVSTVLFLCAGDCCPGEFHGWIGAQLGALREQGRSQGLTSLCQPRWPESGSSLQGPPAWL from the exons ATGGAGCCCTGCCGGTCCCTGGCCCTGCTCACTAGCTCCCTGGGCCTGTTGTCTCTCTTGGTGGCTCTGAGCACGAATTTCTGGTTTGTGGCCGAGGGGCCCAGCTCCTCGTCTCACTCGGGCCTCTGGCCAAGGGGAGATCAGGGCTCAGTAGAAG GCTATATCCGCGTGACACAGAGCTTCTGCCTTCTGGCTGTCCTGTGGGGCCTGATCTCTGTGAGCTTTCTGGTCATGTCCTGCATCCCTTCACTGTCTGCCCCTGGACGCGGCCCCATTGTCTCGACCTTCATAGCCTTTGCCGCAG ccctctccctgctaGTGGCCATGGTGGTCTACACTATCGAGCGGTGGAAGCAGCCTGGACACCCCCAGATCGACTCCTCCTTCTCCTGGTCCTTCTACCTGGGCTGGGTTTCAACTGTCCTCTTTCTCTGTGCAGGTGACTGCTGCCCTGGGGAGTTCCATGGGTGGATAGGGGCCCAGCTGGGGGCTCTGAGGGAGCAGGGCAGGAGCCAGGGTTTAACTTCTCTCTGCCAACCCAGGTGGCCTGAGTCTGGGAGCTCACTACAGGGCCCACCGGCCTGGCTATGA
- the NKG7 gene encoding protein NKG7 isoform X3 yields MEPCRSLALLTSSLGLLSLLVALSTNFWFVAEGPSSSSHSGLWPRGDQGSVEGYIRVTQSFCLLAVLWGLISVSFLVMSCIPSLSAPGRGPIVSTFIAFAAALSLLVAMVVYTIERWKQPGHPQIDSSFSWSFYLGWVSTVLFLCAGGLSLGAHYRAHRPGYEAM; encoded by the exons ATGGAGCCCTGCCGGTCCCTGGCCCTGCTCACTAGCTCCCTGGGCCTGTTGTCTCTCTTGGTGGCTCTGAGCACGAATTTCTGGTTTGTGGCCGAGGGGCCCAGCTCCTCGTCTCACTCGGGCCTCTGGCCAAGGGGAGATCAGGGCTCAGTAGAAG GCTATATCCGCGTGACACAGAGCTTCTGCCTTCTGGCTGTCCTGTGGGGCCTGATCTCTGTGAGCTTTCTGGTCATGTCCTGCATCCCTTCACTGTCTGCCCCTGGACGCGGCCCCATTGTCTCGACCTTCATAGCCTTTGCCGCAG ccctctccctgctaGTGGCCATGGTGGTCTACACTATCGAGCGGTGGAAGCAGCCTGGACACCCCCAGATCGACTCCTCCTTCTCCTGGTCCTTCTACCTGGGCTGGGTTTCAACTGTCCTCTTTCTCTGTGCAG GTGGCCTGAGTCTGGGAGCTCACTACAGGGCCCACCGGCCTGGCTATGAGGCTATGTGA